The nucleotide sequence CGCGAGGGTCGCGTGCCGCTGCACACCCTTCGTGCGCAGATCGACTACGGCCTGTACGAGGCCAAGACCACGTTCGGGCGCATCGGCGTCAAGGTGTGGATCTACAAGGGCGACATGACCGCTCGCGAGCTCGCGGCCCAGCAGGCCACGGCTCCGCGCCAGGGTCGCGGCCCGCGTCGTGACGGCGCCGACCGTCCGGCCCGCGCCCGTCGCACCGAGGCCCCCGCCGCCCAGGCCCAGCAGGAGCAGGCCCCGGCCGCTCCGAGCACCGAGGAGTCCTGACCCATGTTGATTCCCCGTCGAGTCAAGCACCGCAAGCAGCACCACCCGGGTCGCTCGGGTATGGCCAAGGGCGGTACGACCATCGCGTTCGGTGACTACGGCATCCAGGCCCTCGAGCCCGCCTACGTCACCAACCGCCAGATCGAGTCCGCGCGTATCGCGATGACCCGGTACATCAAGCGTGGTGGAAAGGTCTGGATCAACATCTACCCGGACCGCCCGCTGACCAAGAAGCCGGCCGAGACCCGCATGGGCTCCGGCAAGGGGTCCCCCGAGTGGTGGATCGCCAACGTCAAGCCGGGTCGGATCATGTTCGAGCTCTCCGGTGTCCCGGAGGACGTCGCGCGCGAGGCCCTGCGTCTCGCGATGCACAAGCTGCCGATGAAGTGCCGCTTCGTCCGGCGTGAGGGTGGTGACTTCTGATGGCAGTCGGTTCCAAGGACCTGAGCCCCAAGGAGATGCGGGGCTTCGACGACGAGCGTCTCGTCGACGAGCTGCGCAAGGCCAAGGAGGAGCTGTTCAACCTCCGCTTCCAGTCCGCCACCGGGCAGCTGGACAACCACGGCCGGCTGCGTGCCGTCCGCAAGGACATCGCCCGGATCTACACCGAGATGCGTGAGCGCGAGCTCGGCATCGGCGTGAAGGGTGAGGCCAAGTGAGCGAGAAGAAGGACGAGACCGTGACCACCGTCAGCCGCAACGACCGCAAGACCCGCCAGGGCTACGTGGTGAGCGACAAGATGGACAAGACCGTCGTCGTCGAGGTCGAGGACCGCGTCAAGCACGCGCTCTACGGCAAGGTCCTGCGCCGCTCGAGCAAGGTCAAGGCCCACGACGAGGCCAACGCCGCCGGCATCGGCGACCGCGTCCTCATCATGGAGACCCGGCCGCTGTCCGCGACGAAGCGCTGGCGCGTCGTCGAGATCCTCGAGAAGGCCAAGTAAGCCTCTGCCGCAAGGCAATCCAGTCAGTTCGGCCAGGCTCGCCCCGGCGAGAACCAGCACGACGAGTAGGAGTTAGACAGTGATCCAGCAGGAGTCGCGACTGCGTGTCGCCGACAACACCGGTGCGAAGGAGATCCTCTGCATCCGTGTTCTCGGTGGTTCCGGTCGCCGGTACGCCGGCATCGGCGACACCATCGTCGCCACCGTCAAGGACGCGATCCCGGGCGGCAACGTGAAGAAGGGCGACGTCGTCAAGGCCGTCATCGTCCGGACGCGCAAGGAGCGCCGTCGTCCCGACGGTTCCTACATCCGCTTCGACGAGAACGCCGCGGTCATCCTCCGCAACGACGGTGACCCCCGTGGCACGCGCATCTTCGGCCCGGTCGGGCGCGAGCTGCGCGAGAAGAAGTTCATGAAGATCATCAGCCTGGCGCCGGAGGTGCTCTGAACCATGGCCTCGAAGATCAAGAAGGGCGACACCGTCCAGGTGCTCGCCGGCAAGGACAAGGGCCAGACCGGCAAGGTCATCGCGGTCAACCGCGAGACCGGCCGCGTCACCGTCGAGGGTGTCAACCGGGTGACCCGGCACACCAAGGCGGGGGAGTCCACCCGGGGCAGCCGCACCGGTGGCCTCGTCGTCCAGGAGGCGCCGATCCACGCGAGCAACGTGGCCATCGTCGACCCCTCGGACAAGAAGCCGACCCGTGTCAAGACCCGCGTCGAGACCGTCGAGCGCGACGGCCGTCAGAAGACGAGCCGTGTCCGCGTGGGCGTGCGCTCGGGCAAGGACCTGTGAGAGAGATGGCCGAGACCGCTACCAAGCCCCGCCTCAAGGCGCGCTACCAGGACGAGATCAAGGGCGCCCTGCGTGACCAGTTCGGCTACCCGAACGTCATGCAGGTCCCGGGTGTCGTCAAGGTCGTCGTCAACATGGGCGTCGGCGACGCCGCCAAGGACAGCAAGCTCATCGAGGGTGCCGTCCGCGACCTCACCGCCATCACCGGCCAGAAGCCGGTCGTGACGAAGGCCCGCAAGTCCATCGCCCAGTTCAAGCTGCGTGAGGGCATGCCGATCGGCACGCACACCACGTTGCGCGGCGACCGGATGTGGGAGTTCCTCGACCGGCTCGTCACCATCGCGCTGCCGCGCATCCGCGACTTCCGCGGCCTCTCGCCGAAGCAGTTCGACGGGCGTGGCAACTACACCTTCGGTCTCACGGAGCAGTCGATGTTCCACGAGATCGACCAGGACAAGATCGACCGGGTCCGCGGCATGGACATCACGGTCGTCACCACCGCGACGAACGACGACGAGGGACGCGCGCTGCTCAAGGCGCTCGGCTTCCCCTTCAAGGAGAACTGACATGGCCAAGACCGCCCTGGTCAACAAGGCGAACAAGAAGCCGAAGTTCGCGGTCCGCGGCTACACGCGCTGCCAGCGCTGCGGGCGCCCGCACTCGGTCTACCGCAAGTTCGGCCTGTGCCGGATCTGCCTGCGGGAGATGGCCCACGCGGGCGAGCTCCCCGGTGTGACCAAGTCCAGCTGGTAAGTCCTCACCCCCGCCGCCCCCGGGCGGCACCCCATCCACAGACCATCTACATCGCAGGTCCGCCGAGAACGTCGGCAGAAACCGCGGTGAGAGAGGGCGGAGAAGCCCAATGACCATGACCGACCCGATCGCGGACATGCTGACCCGCGTCCGGAACGCCAACTCGGCGCACAAGGACGCAGTCTCCATGCCGTTCTCGAAGCTCAAGAGCCACGTCGCCGAGATCCTCGAGGCCGAGGGTTACATCGCCGGCTGGACCGTCGAGGACGCCGAGGTGGGCAAGACCCTCACGGTGAACCTCAAGTACGGCCCGAACCGTGAGCGTTCCATCGCCGGCCTGCGCCGCGTGAGCAAGCCCGGGCTGCGCGTGTACGCCAAGTCCACCAACCTTCCCAAGGTTCTCGGTGGTCTCGGTGTCGCGATCATCTCGACGTCGTCCGGCCTGCTGACCGACCGTCAGGCCGCCAACAAGGGTGTGGGTGGGGAAGTCCTCGCCTACGTCTGGTAAGGGGTAGCAGACATGTCGCGTATCGGACGTCTCCCCGTCACCGTCCCCTCGGGTGTCGACGTGACCGTTGCCGGTCAGCACGTCACCGTGAAGGGTCCCAAGGGCGAGCTCACGCACACCGTGGCCGAGCCGATCACCATCGAGCAGGCCGACGGCGTGCTCGAGGTCAAGCGGCCCAACGACGAGCGCACCTCGCGCTCGCTCCACGGCCTGACCCGCTCGCTCGTCAACAACATGGTCCTCGGTGTCACCGAGGGCTACGAGAAGAAGCTCGAGATCCACGGCACCGGTTACCGCGTGCTGGCCAAGGGCTCGAACCTCGAGTTCGCGCTCGGGTACTCGCACTCGATCACCGTCGAGCCGCCGGCCGGCATCACCTTCGTGGTGGAGAACCAGACCCGGTTCTCGGTCCAGGGCATCGACAAGCAGCTCGTCGGCGAGGTCGCCGCGAACATCCGCAAGCTCCGCAAGCCCGACCCGTACAAGGGCAAGGGCGTCCGCTACGCGGGCGAGCAGATCCGCCGCAAGGTCGGAAAGGCTGGTAAGTAACCGATGGCCATGATCGTCAAGCGCGCCAAGGGCAAGTCGGCTGCGCGCACGCGCCGTCACACTCGCGTCCGCAAGCTGGTCAGCGGCACCGCCGTCCGGCCCCGCCTCGTCGTCTCGCGCTCCTCGCGTCACGTCTTCGTCCAGGTCGTCGACGACACCGTCGGCAAGACCGTCGCGTCGGCGTCGACCATGGAGGCCGACGTGCGCTCCCTCGAGGGCGACAAGCGCGAGAAGGCCAAGAAGGTCGGCGAGCTCGTCGCCTCGCGTGCCAAGGCCGCGGGTGTCGAGGCCGTCGTGTTCGACCGTGGCGGCAACAAGTACCACGGTCGCGTCGCCGCCATCGCGGACGGCGCTCGGGAAGGCGGGCTGGCCCTGTGACCCACGCTGCTCGTACCACCACGAACGTCGAGAAGAGGAACATCTGATGCCAGGACCCCAGCGTCGAGGCACCGGCGGGACCACCGGCGGCGCCGAGCGCGGTGACCGTCGGGGCGGCCGTGACGACCGTCGCGGCGGCCGTGACTCCCGCGAGGCCGAGAAGAACCAGTACCTCGAGCGCGTCGTGACCATCAACCGCGTCGCCAAGGTCGTCAAGGGTGGCCGTCGCTTCAGCTTCACGGCGCTCGTCGTCGTCGGCGACGGTGACGGCACCGTGGGCGTCGGCTACGGCAAGGCCAAGGAGGTGCCCGCGGCGATCGCCAAGGGTGTCGAGGAGGCGAAGAAGAACTTCTTCCGCGTCCCGCGCATCCAGGGCACCATCCCCCACCCCGTCCAGGGTGAGGCTGCCGCCGGTGTCGTCATGCTCCGCCCCGCCAGCCCCGGTACCGGTGTCATCGCCGGTGGCCCGGTGCGTGCGGTGCTCGAGTGCGCCGGCATCCACGACGTGCTGTCCAAGAGCCTCGGCTCGGACAACGCGATCAACATCGTGCACGCGGCCGTCGCCGCCCTGCGCGGCCTCGAGCGCCCGGAGGCCGTCGCGGCCCGCCGTGGCCTCCCGGTCGACCGGGTCGCTCCCGCCGCGATGCTCCGCGCCCAGGCCGCCGGCCTGGCCGAGGCGAAGGCCGGTGCGTGATGGGGCGGATCAAGGTGACCCAGACCCGTTCCGGGATCGGGGGCAAGCAGAACCAGCGCGACACGCTGCGCACCCTCGGTCTGAAGCGCATCGGCGACGTCGTCGTCAAGGAGGACCGCCCGGAGATCCGCGGCATGGTCCGGACGGTGACGCACCTCGTCGCCGTCGAGGAGGTTGAGTGATCATGGCCGACACCACGAAGAAGGCCGCACAGTCCGCTGCGTCCACGGGCGCCTCGGCGCTCAAGGTCCACCACCTGCGCCCGGCGCCCGGCGCCAAGCAGGCCAAGATCCGCGTCGGTCGCGGTGAGGGTGGCAAGCGAGGCAAGACCGCCGGTCGCGGCACCAAGGGCACCAAGGCCCGCTACCAGGTGCCCGTCGGCTTCCAGGGTGGCACCACGCCGCTGCACATGCGGTTCCCGAAGCTTCGCGGCTTCAAGAACCCGTTCAAGACCGAGTACCAGGTCGTCAACCTCGACTGGCTGAACACGCACTACCCGCAGGGTGGCGACGTGACGGTCGAGGACCTGGTCGCCAAGGGCGCCGTCCGCGACGGGCACCTCGTGAAGGTGCTCGGCAGCGGGGAGATCACGTCGGCCGTCAACGTCACGGCCCACGCGTTCTCCGGCAGCGCCAAGGAGAAGATCGAGGCGGCAGGCGGCTCGGCGACGACCGCCTGACGCCCCCGCATGACCGCGTGTCGCAGGGCCGGCTCCGGGACATCCCCCGGAGCCGGCCCTGCCGCGCGTTCACCCCACCCGTGCCTCCCGGCCCCCGCCGGGTCACCGGGTATGTTGTGACGGATCGCTGACCGACGCGGCCACCATCCACCGGCCGCCACCTACGGAGGACCCTGTGCTCACCGCCTTCGGCCGCGCGTTCAAGACGCCCGACCTGCGCAGGAAGCTGCTCTTCACGCTGTTCATCATCGTGATCTTCCGGCTCGGCGCCCACGTGCCGACCCCCGGCGTCAGCTACCCGCTCGTGCAGAAGTGCATCGCCGGTGCCGACAACAGCAACCAGCTGCTCGGGCTCATCAACCTCTTCAGCGGTGGGGCACTCCTCCAGCTGTCGATCTTCGCGCTGGGGATCATGCCGTACATCACGGCGAGCATCATCGTCCAGCTGCTCACCGTGGTCATCCCGCGGTTCGAGGCCCTCAAGAAGGAGGGCCAGGCCGGGCAGACGAAGATGACGCAGTACACGCGCTACCTGACGATCGGCCTCGCGGTCCTCCAGAGCTCCACGCTCATCACCTTCGCGCAGAACCCGCAGACGCTGTTCAACAACCCGTCCTGCACGAACATCCTCACCGACAGCTCGGTCGTGACCATCCTCATCATGGTCCTCACGATGACCGCCGGCACCGGCGTCATCATGTGGATGGGTGAGCTCGTCACCGACAAGGGCGTCGGCAACGGCATGTCGCTCCTCATCTTCACCTCGATCGCCGCGCAGTTCCCGACCTCGCTCTGGGACATCCAGCAGCGCGCCGGCTGGGGCGTCTTCCTCACCGTCATCCTGCTCGGGCTCGTCGTCATCGCCCTCGTCGTCTTCGTCGAGCAGAGCCAGCGGCGCATCCCGGTGCAGTACGCCAAGCGGATGGTCGGCCGGCGCGTCTACGGCGGCACCTCGACCTACATCCCGCTCAAGGTCAACATGGCCGGTGTCATCCCGGTCATCTTCGCGAGCTCGCTGCTGACGCTGCCCACGCTCGTCGCGCAGTTCAACCAGGGCGCCAACGGGGTCAACCCCGGCTGGGTCGACTGGATCCAGAGCTACCTGACCCGCGGTGACCACCCGATCTACATGGTGCTGTACACCGCACTGATCCTGTTCTTCACGTTCTTCTACGTGTCGATCACGTTCAACCCGACCGAGGTCGCCGACAACATGAAGAAGTACGGCGGCTTCATCCCGGGTATCCGCGCCGGGCGACCCACGGCCGAGTACCTCAACTACGTCCTGACCCGGATCACCGTGCCCGGCGCGATCTACCTCGCGCTCATCTCGCTCCTCCCGCTCGTCGCGCTGGTCCTCGTCAACGCCAACCAGAACTTCCCGTTCGGTGGCACGTCGATCCTCATCATCGTCGGTGTCGGACTCGAGACCGTGAAGCAGATCGAGGCCCAGCTGCAGCAGCGTCACTACGAAGGGTTCCTCCGTTGATGCGCTTGATCATCCTGGGTCCGCCCGGTGCCGGGAAGGGCACGCAGGCCTCCCGCATCGCCGAGCACTTCGGCATCCCCGCCATCTCCACCGGCGACATCTTCCGCGCCAACATCAAGAACGAGACCGAGCTGGGGCAGCAGGTCAAGGCGATCCTCGCCGCCGGCGGCTACGTCTCGGACGAGATCACCAACGCCATCGTCGAGGACCGCCTCGGCCAGGACGACTGCGCACGGGGCTTCCTCCTCGACGGCTACCCGCGCACCCTCGCCCAGGTCGAAGCGCTCGACGGGATGCTCGCCGCGTCCGGCGGCTCGCTCGACCGCGTCCTCGAGCTGACCGTCGACGACGAGGTCGTCGTGGGTCGGCTGCTCAAGCGCGCCGAGATCGAGGGCCGCGCGGACGACACCGAGGACGTCATCCGCGAGCGGATGGCCATCTACCACCGCGAGACCCGGCCGCTGTCGCAGACCTACCGCGAGCGTGGCCTGCTCGTCACCGTCGACGGTGACGGCGAGGTCGACGCCGTGACCGAGCGGATCACCTCCGCCCTCGCCTGACGCACCACCTGGGCGCGTCCCCAGTCGAACGACGAGAACATGCCGTGCGAGCCGAGGCTTGCGCGGCATGTTCTCGTCGTTCGACCGATGCCTGTGGATGACGACCCAGCCACGGGTCGCTCGCGGAGCACCATCCCCGGATGGATGCCACGCCTCTGCCGCCCGAGTTCCGGGGCGCCCCCTTCGCCGTGGGGGCAGCCCGGCGGGCGGGTGTGGGCGCACATCGTCTGCGCAGGTCGGACCTCGTGCGTCCCACCCGTGGCGCGCGGTGCCACGACGTGCCTGCCGATCTCGTGGCCCAGATGCGTGCCTGCGCCCCCGGGCTGGCCGACGGAGTCGCCTTCTCGCACGTGACGGCCGCGCGGTGGTGGCGCCTCCCGCTGCCCTCGGACCTCGAGCAGCTGGACGGACTCGACGTCATGACCCGGTCGGGCTCGGGGCAGCCGCTGCGCCGGGGGCTCCGCGGTCACCGCGGTGTGGAGTCGCGCGCGGTCGTGCGCGACGGGAGCGTCGTCCTGGTCGAGGTCGCGGACACCTGGTGCGACCTCGGGGACCTCGGCAGGCGGCGGCTCGGCGTCGAGGACCTCGTGGTGGCTGGGGACGCGGCCGTCACGCGCATCGACGAGGCGGCAGGCGTGACCCGGGCGGAGTCGGTGGGGCGGCAGGTGCTGGCCGAGACGCTCCGACGGCGGGTCCGCCCGCGTGGCGCGGTCGCCCTGCGGCAGGCGCTCCTCCTCGTGCGGCCGGGGGTCCGGTCCGCGCAGGAGAGCCGGACCCGGGTCGTCTTCCACGAGGCCGGCCTGCCCGAACCCGAGGTGAACGCGGTCATCGCCGACCGTGCGGGCTGCTGGCTCGCCGAGGGGGACCTCGTCTGGAGGCAGCAGCGCGTGGTCGCCGAGTACCAGGGAGAGGTCCACGCCGACCGTCGTCGGCGCAGCGCCGACGCGTCCCGTCGAGGGCTGCTCGTCGACGAGGGGTGGAGCGTCCACGAGGTCTGGGCCGAGGACCTCGCCTCATGGGGGCGCCGGGCGGCGCTGGTTCTTCGGGTCCGCCGCTCCCTCGGGCTGTGACACCAGTCGAACGACGAGGACGTGCCGCGTCGCGCAGGGGCAAGACGGCATGTTCTCGTCGTTCGACCGGGGGGATGCGGGGATGTGGGGGTGCGTCGGCGGCGCGGGTAGGGTTCGCCGCATGGGTTTGTTCAGCCGTGACCGCGTCGAGGCCAAGACCCCGGAGCAGCTCGCGAAGATGCGGACCGCGGGCCTGCTCGTCGCCCGCACCCTCGAGCTCGTCAGCGCGCAGGTGCGCCCGGGGATGACGACGCTCGACCTCGACGCCCTCGCCGAGGCGCACATCCGCGACCACGGGGGCATCCCCAACTTCCAGCTCGTCCCGGGCTACCGGCACACGCTGTGCACGAGCGTCAACGACGAGATCGTCCACGGCATCCCGCGCGGGCGCGTGCTCGAGGCCGGCGACCTGCTCTCGGTCGACTGCGGCGCCGAGGTCGACGGCTGGAACGGCGACTCCGCCCTCACGCTCGTCGTCGGTGGCCGCGAGGCCGGGCGCCCCGAGGACCTCGAGCTGAGCGACGACACCGAGACCTCCCTGTGGGCCGGCATCGCCGCGCTGCGCGTCGGCCGCCCGCTCTACGACGTCGGCGCCGCCGTCGAGGACTCGCTGACCACCTCCGGCGACGGCCGCGGCCGTGAGTACGGCATCGTCGAGGACTACGTCGGTCACGGCATCGGCACCTCGATGCACATGGACCCGCAGGTCCCGAACTACCGCGTCGACGGCCGCAGCCCGACCGTCGTCGACGGGATGACCATCTGCATCGAGCCGATGGTGACCCTCGGCGACCAGGACAACACCGTGCTCGAGGACGAGTGGACCGTCGTCACCCGCGACGGCTCGCGCGCCGCGCACTGGGAGCACTCGATCGCCGTGACGGCCGCGGGCACCTGCGTCCTCACCGCGCTGGACGGGGGCCGCGAGCGGCTCGCCGCGCTCGGTGTGCCCTTCGCCGACATC is from Arthrobacter sp. NEB 688 and encodes:
- the rpmC gene encoding 50S ribosomal protein L29; this encodes MAVGSKDLSPKEMRGFDDERLVDELRKAKEELFNLRFQSATGQLDNHGRLRAVRKDIARIYTEMRERELGIGVKGEAK
- the rpsQ gene encoding 30S ribosomal protein S17, with translation MSEKKDETVTTVSRNDRKTRQGYVVSDKMDKTVVVEVEDRVKHALYGKVLRRSSKVKAHDEANAAGIGDRVLIMETRPLSATKRWRVVEILEKAK
- the rplP gene encoding 50S ribosomal protein L16, producing MLIPRRVKHRKQHHPGRSGMAKGGTTIAFGDYGIQALEPAYVTNRQIESARIAMTRYIKRGGKVWINIYPDRPLTKKPAETRMGSGKGSPEWWIANVKPGRIMFELSGVPEDVAREALRLAMHKLPMKCRFVRREGGDF
- the rplF gene encoding 50S ribosomal protein L6 gives rise to the protein MSRIGRLPVTVPSGVDVTVAGQHVTVKGPKGELTHTVAEPITIEQADGVLEVKRPNDERTSRSLHGLTRSLVNNMVLGVTEGYEKKLEIHGTGYRVLAKGSNLEFALGYSHSITVEPPAGITFVVENQTRFSVQGIDKQLVGEVAANIRKLRKPDPYKGKGVRYAGEQIRRKVGKAGK
- the map gene encoding type I methionyl aminopeptidase → MGLFSRDRVEAKTPEQLAKMRTAGLLVARTLELVSAQVRPGMTTLDLDALAEAHIRDHGGIPNFQLVPGYRHTLCTSVNDEIVHGIPRGRVLEAGDLLSVDCGAEVDGWNGDSALTLVVGGREAGRPEDLELSDDTETSLWAGIAALRVGRPLYDVGAAVEDSLTTSGDGRGREYGIVEDYVGHGIGTSMHMDPQVPNYRVDGRSPTVVDGMTICIEPMVTLGDQDNTVLEDEWTVVTRDGSRAAHWEHSIAVTAAGTCVLTALDGGRERLAALGVPFADIAPA
- the rpmD gene encoding 50S ribosomal protein L30; the encoded protein is MGRIKVTQTRSGIGGKQNQRDTLRTLGLKRIGDVVVKEDRPEIRGMVRTVTHLVAVEEVE
- the rplR gene encoding 50S ribosomal protein L18 is translated as MAMIVKRAKGKSAARTRRHTRVRKLVSGTAVRPRLVVSRSSRHVFVQVVDDTVGKTVASASTMEADVRSLEGDKREKAKKVGELVASRAKAAGVEAVVFDRGGNKYHGRVAAIADGAREGGLAL
- the rplX gene encoding 50S ribosomal protein L24; its protein translation is MASKIKKGDTVQVLAGKDKGQTGKVIAVNRETGRVTVEGVNRVTRHTKAGESTRGSRTGGLVVQEAPIHASNVAIVDPSDKKPTRVKTRVETVERDGRQKTSRVRVGVRSGKDL
- a CDS encoding type Z 30S ribosomal protein S14; translated protein: MAKTALVNKANKKPKFAVRGYTRCQRCGRPHSVYRKFGLCRICLREMAHAGELPGVTKSSW
- the rpsH gene encoding 30S ribosomal protein S8 is translated as MTMTDPIADMLTRVRNANSAHKDAVSMPFSKLKSHVAEILEAEGYIAGWTVEDAEVGKTLTVNLKYGPNRERSIAGLRRVSKPGLRVYAKSTNLPKVLGGLGVAIISTSSGLLTDRQAANKGVGGEVLAYVW
- the rplN gene encoding 50S ribosomal protein L14, yielding MIQQESRLRVADNTGAKEILCIRVLGGSGRRYAGIGDTIVATVKDAIPGGNVKKGDVVKAVIVRTRKERRRPDGSYIRFDENAAVILRNDGDPRGTRIFGPVGRELREKKFMKIISLAPEVL
- the rpsE gene encoding 30S ribosomal protein S5, with protein sequence MPGPQRRGTGGTTGGAERGDRRGGRDDRRGGRDSREAEKNQYLERVVTINRVAKVVKGGRRFSFTALVVVGDGDGTVGVGYGKAKEVPAAIAKGVEEAKKNFFRVPRIQGTIPHPVQGEAAAGVVMLRPASPGTGVIAGGPVRAVLECAGIHDVLSKSLGSDNAINIVHAAVAALRGLERPEAVAARRGLPVDRVAPAAMLRAQAAGLAEAKAGA
- the rplO gene encoding 50S ribosomal protein L15, which codes for MADTTKKAAQSAASTGASALKVHHLRPAPGAKQAKIRVGRGEGGKRGKTAGRGTKGTKARYQVPVGFQGGTTPLHMRFPKLRGFKNPFKTEYQVVNLDWLNTHYPQGGDVTVEDLVAKGAVRDGHLVKVLGSGEITSAVNVTAHAFSGSAKEKIEAAGGSATTA
- a CDS encoding adenylate kinase, which produces MRLIILGPPGAGKGTQASRIAEHFGIPAISTGDIFRANIKNETELGQQVKAILAAGGYVSDEITNAIVEDRLGQDDCARGFLLDGYPRTLAQVEALDGMLAASGGSLDRVLELTVDDEVVVGRLLKRAEIEGRADDTEDVIRERMAIYHRETRPLSQTYRERGLLVTVDGDGEVDAVTERITSALA
- the secY gene encoding preprotein translocase subunit SecY; protein product: MLTAFGRAFKTPDLRRKLLFTLFIIVIFRLGAHVPTPGVSYPLVQKCIAGADNSNQLLGLINLFSGGALLQLSIFALGIMPYITASIIVQLLTVVIPRFEALKKEGQAGQTKMTQYTRYLTIGLAVLQSSTLITFAQNPQTLFNNPSCTNILTDSSVVTILIMVLTMTAGTGVIMWMGELVTDKGVGNGMSLLIFTSIAAQFPTSLWDIQQRAGWGVFLTVILLGLVVIALVVFVEQSQRRIPVQYAKRMVGRRVYGGTSTYIPLKVNMAGVIPVIFASSLLTLPTLVAQFNQGANGVNPGWVDWIQSYLTRGDHPIYMVLYTALILFFTFFYVSITFNPTEVADNMKKYGGFIPGIRAGRPTAEYLNYVLTRITVPGAIYLALISLLPLVALVLVNANQNFPFGGTSILIIVGVGLETVKQIEAQLQQRHYEGFLR
- the rplE gene encoding 50S ribosomal protein L5; this encodes MAETATKPRLKARYQDEIKGALRDQFGYPNVMQVPGVVKVVVNMGVGDAAKDSKLIEGAVRDLTAITGQKPVVTKARKSIAQFKLREGMPIGTHTTLRGDRMWEFLDRLVTIALPRIRDFRGLSPKQFDGRGNYTFGLTEQSMFHEIDQDKIDRVRGMDITVVTTATNDDEGRALLKALGFPFKEN